ATGAAATTCTGCTTCCTAATAATAAAAAAGCCACACGGGAAAAAGTCTGTCATCCGGGAGCAGTTGCGGTTGTACCGATAAATGAAAAAAATGAAGTAATTTTAATAAGGCAGTACAGATATCCCATCGAAGAGATCCTGATCGAAATTCCTGCAGGAAAACTTGATAAAAACGAACTTCCTGAAAAGTGCGCAAAAAGAGAACTGCATGAAGAAGTAGGGGCTACGGGCGGCAGGCTCATACATCTCTCTTCTTTTCTGACAACACCCGGATTTTCAAATGAGCTTCTTCATTTGTTTATGGCTGTGGATTTCAGAAATACCAAGAACAATCCTGATGAAGATGAATTTCTGCAAATAATAAAAGCACCTTTGAGCAAATGCATTTCATGGATTTATGATGGTACAATTAAAGATGCAAAAAGCATTATCGGCATTTTAATGGCAAAAGATTATATTGGCAAAGCTTCCGATAAAAACATTGCTAATTAAGGAGGATTGATTTTTGCAGAAATGAATAATCCAAAAGAACCTGACAATCA
This is a stretch of genomic DNA from Actinomycetota bacterium. It encodes these proteins:
- a CDS encoding NUDIX hydrolase; this translates as MNYDTELNNDEKLIEKKISSKVVFDGKIIKVAFDEILLPNNKKATREKVCHPGAVAVVPINEKNEVILIRQYRYPIEEILIEIPAGKLDKNELPEKCAKRELHEEVGATGGRLIHLSSFLTTPGFSNELLHLFMAVDFRNTKNNPDEDEFLQIIKAPLSKCISWIYDGTIKDAKSIIGILMAKDYIGKASDKNIAN